In Carya illinoinensis cultivar Pawnee chromosome 10, C.illinoinensisPawnee_v1, whole genome shotgun sequence, one DNA window encodes the following:
- the LOC122279687 gene encoding uncharacterized protein LOC122279687: MGFPKEDLDLVLVPSGLLVMFTYHIFLLYRYLHRPHTTFMGYENNDKRAWVESIMEQREKHNMISTALTVISSNTNASIYLATISLTLCSLIGAWIANSSNNLFQSEIIYGDTRQSTISIKYLSLLTCFLLAFSCFVQSARHLVHASYLISNPSNKVPVSSVEIAVIRGGELWSLGLRALYFALNLLLWFFGPIPMFMSSIFMVTILHYLDTNSKELNQYGSAGSLTVKKSTSQQHV; encoded by the exons ATGGGTTTTCCAAAGGAGGACCTTGATTTGGTGTTGGTCCCTAGCGGGTTGCTGGTCATGTTTACTTACCACATCTTCCTCCTTTACCGATACCTTCACAGGCCTCACACCACATTCATGGGATATGAGAACAATGACAAGAGAGCTTGGGTCGAAAGTATAATGGAG CAAAGGGAAAAGCATAATATGATCAGCACAGCTCTCACCGTGATCAGCTCCAATACAAATGCATCCATTTACTTGGCAACTATCTCTTTGACTCTCTGCTCTCTGATTGGAGCCTGGATTGCAAACTCTTCCAACAACCTATTTCAAAGCGAAATTATCTACGGAGACACGAGGCAATCCACCATTTCCATCAAATACTTAAGCCTCCTAACCTGCTTCCTCCTTGCGTTTTCATGCTTTGTTCAGTCAGCAAGGCACCTTGTCCATGCTAGCTATCTGATAAGCAACCCAAGCAATAAAGTTCCTGTGAGTAGTGTGGAGATTGCTGTCATAAGGGGAGGTGAACTTTGGTCACTTGGACTTAGAGCTCTATATTTTGCTCTCAATTTGCTGCTGTGGTTTTTTGGTCCAATACCCATGTTCATGTCCTCAATCTTTATGGTAACAATCCTCCACTACCTCGATACCAATTCAAAAGAATTGAATCAATATGGCTCTGCAGGTAGCCTGACTGTTAAAAAGAGTACTTCTCAACAGCATGTCTAA
- the LOC122279354 gene encoding auxin response factor 3-like, which translates to MGLIDLNTTEEDQTPSSGSSASSWCSASAPSASASSSSVCLELWHACAGPLISLPKKNSVVVYIPQGHLEQVPDFPLAAYDLPSHVLCRVVDVKLHAEEGTDEVYAQLALVPESEEFEQKLREGEFDADTEEDNAEINAKSSTPHMFCKTLTASDTSTHGGFSVPRRAAEDCFPPLDYKQQRPSQELVAKDLHGLEWRFRHIYRGQPRRHLLTTGWSGFVNKKKLVSGDAVLFLRGEDGELRLGVRRAAQVKGSGASSSLCSQQMNHGSLMDAANAISTRSAFNIYYNPSRASSSEFIIPLRKFLKSMDHSFSVGMRFKMSIEAEDAAERRYTGLITGINDMDPVRWPGSKWRCLLVRWDDVEARHNRVSPWEIEPSTSLSGSTSLMASGLKRTRIVSPSAQLEFPISNGIGASDFGESLSFQKVLQGQEILCFTRDSADTHHHHPSEARSFFSPNASGIAVMGDAGRNQARNYDISYKAKGVGESLQFQKVLQGQEIFPTLPYGRAPTTNRARENGDIGILHGVQVQSNNTTMHTFAPSLHVSSPSPVLMFQQANNPASSSLGSMYKLNNLEDQGISSQNLAVSETVGGKLTSSSFNERSFCRKEQGGMRSSGFEHGQLGSTLPPLLNRSTFGGSQDLASSCKSSCRLFGFSLTEEKHVANTENSTPVSSSLNTRVSFLPHVGDQFHPKPPLMAKAVGSNCTKVSDLYAVRYAF; encoded by the exons ATGGGTCTGATCGATCTCAACACGACGGAGGAGGACCAGACGCCGTCCTCCGGCTCATCCGCTTCGTCCTGGTGCTCTGCTTCTGCTCCGAGCGCTTCGGCCTCGTCTTCGTCGGTGTGTCTGGAGTTGTGGCACGCGTGTGCGGGCCCACTGATTTCGCTGCCGAAGAAGAATAGTGTAGTTGTGTACATCCCGCAGGGACACTTAGAACAGGTTCCGGATTTTCCGCTTGCCGCCTATGATCTCCCTTCCCACGTGTTGTGTCGCGTTGTTGATGTCAAGCTCCAT GCGGAAGAGGGCACCGATGAGGTTTATGCTCAGCTCGCACTGGTTCCTGAAAGCGAG GAATTCGAGCAGAAACTGCGAGAAGGGGAATTTGATGCGGATACAGAAGAAGATAATGCTGAAATAAATGCAAAGTCGTCCACACCCCACATGTTCTGTAAGACTCTTACTGCTTCTGATACTAGCACACATGGCGGCTTCTCTGTCCCTCGCCGAGCTGCTGAGGACTGCTTCCCTCCCTTG GACTACAAACAACAGAGACCTTCTCAAGAGCTTGTAGCGAAGGATCTACATGGATTGGAATGGAGGTTTCGACATATCTACAGGG GGCAGCCTCGAAGGCATTTACTCACTACAGGGTGGAGTGGTTTCGTAAACAAGAAGAAGCTCGTTTCTGGAGACGCCGTGCTCTTTCTGAG GGGAGAGGATGGAGAATTGAGACTGGGAGTCCGGAGAGCTGCTCAAGTTAAAGGTAGCGGTGCCTCTTCATCTCTCTGTAGCCAACAGATGAATCATGGCTCTCTGATGGATGCTGCTAATGCCATATCTACGAGAAGTGCCTTCAACATTTACTACAATCCAAG TAGGGCAAGTTCATCGGAATTCATAATACCTCTCCGTAAATTCTTGAAGAGCATGGACCATTCTTTTTCAGTTGGGATGAGGTTCAAAATGAGTATTGAAGCAGAAGATGCAGCTGAGAGAAG ATACACGGGGCTTATTACTGGAATTAATGATATGGATCCTGTTAGATGGCCTGGTTCAAAATGGAGATGCCTACTG GTAAGGTGGGATGATGTAGAAGCTAGGCATAACAGGGTTTCTCCATGGGAAATTGAGCCATCTACTTCTCTTTCTGGTTCCACCAGCTTGATGGCATCTGGTTTAAAGAGGACCAGGATTGTCTCGCCTTCAGCCCAACTGGAATTTCCGATTTCCA ATGGAATTGGAGCATCAGACTTTGGGGAATCTTTAAGCTTCCAGAAGGTCTTGCAAGGTCAAGAAATTTTGTGTTTTACTCGTGACAGTGCTGatactcatcatcatcatccatcTGAAGCAAGGTCTTTTTTTAGTCCCAACGCTTCTGGGATTGCTGTAATGGGAGATGCTGGTAGAAACCAAGCCAGAAATTATGATATTTCCTACAAAGCCAAGGGCGTTGGTGAATCTTTACAATTCCAGAAGGTCTTGCAAGGTCAAGAAATATTTCCAACCTTGCCATATGGAAGAGCCCCGACCACAAACAGGGCCCGTGAGAATGGTGACATTGGAATCCTTCATGGTGTTCAAGTGCAAAGCAATAACACAACTATGCACACATTTGCCCCGTCTCTGCATGTTTCATCACCATCGCCTGTCTTAATGTTCCAGCAGGCAAATAATCCAGCTTCATCAAGCTTAGGTTCAATGTATAAGTTGAATAATCTTGAGGATCAGGGAATTAGTAGCCAAAATTTGGCTGTTTCTGAAACAGTTGGTGGAAAGCTCACATCATCCTCATTTAATGAGCGTAGCTTCTGTAGGAAAGAACAAGGAGGCATGCGTTCTTCAGGTTTTGAGCATGGTCAACTTGGCTCTACACTCCCTCCTCTTCTAAATCGATCCACATTTGGGGGCAGCCAAGATCTAGCTTCCTCGTGTAAAAGTAGCTGCAGACTCTTTGGGTTTTCCTTGACGGAGGAAAAACATGTTGCAAACACAGAGAACTCCACTCCAGTTTCGTCCTCATTGAATACTAGAGTTTCTTTTCTACCTCATGTTGGGGATCAATTCCATCCAAAGCCTCCACTGATGGCCAAGGCAGTTGGAAGCAACTGCACCAAAGTAAGTGACCTCTATGCTGTAAGATATGCTTTTTGA